CTTCATAATTCCGCTAGCGATCATGTTGGCGATCTCAACACATTCTTTCTCAAGTGGAGCAACTTCTTGTTCACTAGTAAGCCTTGAATCTCTCAACAGCCCGAGCCAGTAGATAGTCTCGTTCGCACTTTTCAAAGCGATCTCTTGAAACTTTTTAAATTCCAACCTTGAACTGGATGCCCGAGCTTCAA
This region of bacterium genomic DNA includes:
- a CDS encoding four helix bundle protein, coding for MQNYRSDLKGRCYKFSLAVIELIDRMPQKRSAWVIGDQVLRSATSIGANLVEARASSSRLEFKKFQEIALKSANETIYWLGLLRDSRLTSEQEVAPLEKECVEIANMIASGIMK